In Ursus arctos isolate Adak ecotype North America unplaced genomic scaffold, UrsArc2.0 scaffold_10, whole genome shotgun sequence, the DNA window caagttaattatggatagagaaaaaaattaagaagtgaacatttagaaatgttttacaAAAGGTATAAACAAACATATTTACTTGTAAATGTAAATTCATTGGAcctcaaaaattttaattccattactTACCTTAGGTTATTCACTGAGGTTGAATCTATGTCCTTTGTCACACACAGCTCCTCGTCTGCCCTCCCAAAATAAATGATCATGCATTTGGGTTTAACATAACGACTATTATCGATTCTTCCTTTAACCTTGATAAGTTCTTTCTTGTTTCTAGTTAATTTGTTTAGGTTTGAATAATTTTTGTAGGATAGaaagttatatataatttattgtttcccctttattttttctaaggAGCTCATCAactaaatttttcttctgtttagtgATGTGACCTGTAGCGTCACCACTTTTGTTAGTTTTTCAGtggaaaatatgtatattaaagtAATAGTGATAACCTATAAAGTCCAACTCTGAACATTGTTGGAGTagttaaatataaaagcataatGAATTTTGGTTTTCCTCTGTTTGTTTATTAAGGCAAACATATCCGCCCCcctatatatattaaataatggaaatgaagtcatatggcaaattctcattcttttaaaaaaaaaagtcttcataaaaatttaaataaataaaaaccagaaaatggCATTGGTAATAATTTAGAGTGTGATTGAAATGAAAAGCCTAGGAgtcatttttttactttcaaaatttcaagatttatattaaaagaatccttgTCTTCTTTCAGATAAATTTGCGCCTCATCTTGGTAAGCGGGAAAACAAAAGAGTTCCTGTTTTCTCCTAATGATTCTGCTTCTGACATTGCAAAGCATGTGTATGACAATTGGCCAATGGGTGAGTGGTGTTTTCTCTTGAGAATGAATGTTAATTCTTTATACCCTATCTTGTTtcacaaacattttgaaaaagttgtaaagatttaaaagaaaaacaaataattgagGCATTAGTCTTGACAGTTAAAGGGGAAGGCGCACTGTATCCAGCCCTAGATTTTGTTCTTCAGCTAACCTCTTGGCATAGGGAAGGAGCCAGTATGCAAAATCTGTCCTTGCCTTAGAACCCTTTTAATGTGAATGAAAAgtgttttttgaaagaaaaacacaaagtagCTAACACATGCACACAACTTTCATATCAGTAAATCTGTTTATCCCAAAACacaaagtaaaaggaaagaaaaactcttTTTAACAAATTACAATGCATTCTCATTGGTCTATCTATAACCTATTTAAAATTGAGTTTGACACGAAGTTAATTTCTAATTCATGTCACTTCATGTGTCCTCTGAACTACAAGAGCGAGAAGGTATAAAATCCATTTATGCATTGCATTTTCAAGCTAGTAGTATCCATGACAAACAAAATTTGAGGGAGTTGGGGAACggtattccttcctttctctgattcttttccaGGTAATAAGGCTTTGTCTTGCCATCCTAAAGTGAAAATTTAGCTTGTGGTTTTTCCTTTGAACTTTCCCGAAGTCATCTTTGTCCTTTTTAGGGCATGTATTATAGTAATATGAATGTTTCAGCTGATTTAACTTAATTttactagccaaagcaatttggACTTTTAAAGGACAAGACTCATTTCATCAAAGAACCCAGTGTATTCAAAATGAATCAATcagatcagtgtttctcaaccttaaATAATATATGGAACTCCTGTAGAGGAAAAAATTCTTGTAGATTTCCTAGTGctgacttaaattatttttattacagtggttttttttttagagttgaAAACATAAAACCCAATTAAGATGCTTTATCCTTATTAACTCATACACAACCATAAAACTAAAACAGAtctaaaaaaatgcaaatgtaacTCTAAAAGCAATAATGTTCAAATTAACAACATTAGTGTCAGATGATATATTTTTGCTAAAAGCAGCTCACTGCTTGCACCATGAATGTAGTACTGTTGAGTTTGGCATCCCTGTGCTCCTGCTTGCTGTATGAGGACCCAGTTACCTGCAGATTCACCACAAAACCTTCATTCACACAGTGTACGCAGCTGTCAGTTAGCCTTCACTTTAGCACGAATGCATTGTTTATGTATTTAGTCAACCTCTGTTCTGTTCTTATTCGCCTCTTGACTATTAAAAAGTACTGCTTGGCGCCAGTACAATCATAAACTGCATATGTGGGCAATAAATCCCAAGACTGTACTTGGTTATAAGGTGATTATTTGAAATATCTAGATAATCTCTTCCAGattatcattaaaatgaaaacacgatttaaaaattcttaaggaGGACTTTCAGAACCTAAGAACATGGCTCTATCGTTCGTGAACTCAGGATTCATAGACATGCATTTAAGAAACACTGATTTGGACAAATACTTTCAAATGACTGGATCTTTCTTCCATTGAAAACCAAGGGACTAGTCAATGTTAGTTCCTAAATCAGGCAGGGACTAAAGCAAAAGGTTGGAGGTAAGGTAAGAAGGAATTTCAGAAAAGCTGAAGCAGACTAAACTTGGGGCTCTTAGAATATGGGATTTTCCTCATAGCCAGGTGCGACAGTAACTATCACtaggaaaagcatttttaaataccTAATAGTGATGTTCTACTAAATATGACCTAGGAGGTTACTTTTGTGATTTTGGGAAGAGAGGGCAAAGATCGGTTTTGACACCTGTGGTattgtagaaaatacaaaaaagggcAGTtcctttcaaaaatttatttttggggggcagCATTATAacttgtgggggaaaaaagtacttTTACCTTCATAATTGTTTGACTTAgatattaaaattacttttaattccttaaaaatcCTGATTAATAGTAACCGAAGGCAGGAGTGAAGTACAGGTGTTTGCCATAAATAGTGTCCCAAATGAATGAACCAGCCATCTACCAGCGTTGGAAATTGATTGCATCAATCCCACATTACTTATTTTCACACACAGTTTTTGAGCCCAGCATTTCCTAAGTTTGCCTCTTCTACCCAGCCATTTTAGACAATGCagggaataaaaatgaatacaaatcaatttttattttatctaaaaaatttAAGTTAGCAATTTGGTTCTACATTTTATCTCATAATAGGTcagcaaatgtaaatatttgttggtgcTAATAATGAAAGTATAGTAAATATTAAATCAGTAGAAGAAAACACTTGGTGcaatatatttttggaaagagTTTTCCTTGGTCTACTCTTAGGCAGTTTAGTGGAATATAGTTATTGGTGGAATAGGTCTTACCAGCTCAGAGGTCCAAAAAAATACCCACTAAATATATGTTACTAGTTGCTGAAATTCCTCCTTAAAGCATTATTCTACTGTAGGGCTCTCTCAATTTCAGATCCTCTGCGAGGGAAAGGTAGAGAGCATATTAAACCCAGTGAAGTCTGTGGAAATCACAACACTGTATGAAATAATGAAGTATGTAGCTTCAGGTTTttgcatctcaaaaaaaaaaatacttaaagatttttagaatattttttttccagtgaattAGACACGGTCATTTGTCTTTATATATATGGACACTTCCCTCTTGATGAGAAATAGTCTATTAAACAGTAATTTTGGGAGCAGTGAATTCAAAGTAATCCATACTAAAGTGTTAGAGGCTCAGCTGATCTTTCTTCTAGAAAAAGAGGGACCTGGGAGCACTTGTGTCAGAAGGCAACAGAggcatgcaagtgggggaggaCGGCCTGGGAAACAAAGCACCAGGGGCTAGAGAAGAAGGGACTCCGATTCATTTCTCCTGTCCCATTTCTGTTGTGCTGAGTCAGTGGGAGGCACACTTTTATCAAATTCACATTCATCATTTGAACACTCAGAAGGAAAAGTGCTCTGCTTACCTCTTTTCTGTCACTTCTCTTTAGGATATTTTAAACTCATCCTTGTATTGACAGATCCTGATAATAGGAGCTTCTTTAGGAAACAAACACATGATATAAGAATTCTTGAGAAAGATGATAATGGAATTCTCAAGTCTTTGTCACAATCAGAGCTTAAATTATTCTATCTACCAGCTAGTGAAATCACTAACCCTGTACCCTACCACAGTATCAGTGTccttaaatcattattttaacagAGTAGTATTCCATATTTCACTATAACATAAGTTgtacacaaaatgaaatattctacCCATTCTACTcaccagttttttaaattttctttatgtaCTTTCCTAGCATATTTGTGTAGTACCTtctaatatatgttatttttcagGTTTCTTCTTCTGAATATTTTGGGTAAAGTGAACTTAAAGTTGTATCTTCTGTAATGTTTATCACTTGGCTTCAGAAGACAAAGTAATAAATCAATACTATCCAAAAGTaaacattgttaatttttttgttattttaaaaatttgtgttctccagttttactgaggtataatttttttgttctctgtatcagTATATTAAAATCTTTGTTAAACTTATTGTCTCCagcttcaaatatatattttagcagGTAGAAATATTAGAACATTATAATATTCTCTGTTAATTACCTGAAATAGTAATTAATTTTCAAGTGACATTTCTCTTTACCTAGGATTAGATTTTTCCCAACTCACTCATTTTAATCTTTAAACTTCAGGACTATAAACAATGCAATAATACCTTAACTCTGTCTTGAAATACACCTAACAAGGTCACTGCTTCTTTTCAGACTGGGAAGAAGAGCAGGTCAGCAGTCCAAATATTCTCCGACTTATTTATCAAGGACGATTTCTGCATGGAAATGTCACATTAGGAGGTAATAGTCACCTTTATAATGGGATTTAATGTCCGACTCATGGCAGCggcattcatttgtttgtttcaatgCCGTTGGCtgatcttacaaaaaaaaagtattatttcaaaCTCACGAATTCTGCCTATTTTGGTAACTCTACTTTTTTTACATACTACattctgttaaatttcattttagcACTGTGACAAGTGTTTACTCCCTTATGAAATAAACTCTATTTCATTAGACATAGGAATCCATACctattattttgtaaatgtaattttattgtaCTTCTGGATAATATAAATTAGATGTAGTATTTTTAAGTTAAAGCCAGACACACAAAGTAGGCAAAGTTTATGATAATTGGTTTTGAGTTTGACTCTGTTATAATTGCCCATTGTGAAGAACAAAGGTAAATGAGTTATGTTAGAGAGACCGCGTAGTGTAGGCATTAAAAGAGCAGATTTAGAACCGGGTTATCCTAGTTGTATCCTGGCTCCACTGCTTCCTGCTATGTGAtcttggggaagttacttaactttcCTCAGTGATAAAGTGGGCTAACAGTAGTGCCTACCTCCTAGGTTAAGAGGGTTACATTATATAttcaaagcacttagaacagtgcttggcacacactCAACACTTCTTCGGTATCACTGCTCTTTATATGTGATTGGAGAAATGTAGCTCAATAGTGCCCCCTTATGGGCACCTTCTCTACCATCAGCAAGGGTTGTTTCGTTTTTAGTACCTGTGTTTCAAATATATTCTGATAATGAGAAATTTGTAGGCAAATGAAGTGATCTACTTTAatatttctgtttaaatataCTCTGACTTTTTTCCTCTAAACCCGACAGTGAAACGATCAATATATCTGGGTGTTTGATAAAGATTGAAAAACATTCAACTATGTGGTTTTTTTggtcacagtttttctttttagtttcccTGTGTTCTTGAATGTGAATAATAAAGGAGACAGTACACAGGGTCATGGTAACCATCTTCAAACACTTGAATGGCTAGTGTGGAGAAGGCATAGGCTAGCTTTGCATGGCTTGAGACTTGCTCTGAGTTAGACTGAGGACCAACAGCTGGGAATCAAAAGCAGACAGATTACTATTCAATACAGGAAAGAATTATTTGAGCATGTCAAGCTGCCTAAAAAAAGAATAGACCACTGAGGGAAAAGAGCGAAACCCTTGTTACTGGTTACATACAGGCCATGGCTGGGGTTCATTTTGTGGGTGGTTAAACCTGGAGACGTGGGCATTCTTTGCCAGTCTTACAATTTTGTGGTTCCAGTAAGtttcaggtttaatttttttttgttaccaAGTTTCTTAA includes these proteins:
- the UBL3 gene encoding ubiquitin-like protein 3 — translated: MSSNVPADMINLRLILVSGKTKEFLFSPNDSASDIAKHVYDNWPMDWEEEQVSSPNILRLIYQGRFLHGNVTLGALKLPFGKTTVMHLVARETLPEPNSQGQRNREKTGESNCCVIL